In the Methanothermobacter marburgensis str. Marburg genome, TCAGTCGTTCTCTATTTCATTATTTGAATTCTGGGGGAGGGTTTTTTCTGGGACTTTCCTGAAATTTAATCGCCCTCTATTTCATATTCGAATTCCCAGAATGGGGTTCCCCGGGACTCCCTGCCCTCCAGGTGCTCCATCTCATGTGAAACACCATAGGCCCCTGATCCTGTGAATTTGAGGGGCTTCCTGAGCCTCTTAAGTTTAATCTTAAAATCAAGGGGATCAAGCACCGCCCTGAGGATGTAATCACCATCCACCACGACCCGGTAGGGTCTCTTCACAAGTTCCCTCTCGTTTTTTGAGCCGCACTTCTCGAGCCGGTAAACGGTACCCTCCTCCCTCACCACCCTGGGGTTCAGGAAGAGGTAAACTATCTCCAGGGTCCGCCCTGTCATCTTATCCTCGTCAAAGCGGGTGACCTTCTCCTTCACAGCCATGAAACGCCCGGAGTTCTTCCTGAGGCTCCAGTCACCACCATACCTGATGGAAAAAAGGAGGGGTATGAATGCATCAGGGGGTATCTGAAGCTCCTCTATAACCCTCTTTTCACTGAGGGTGAACTTCAAGAGTTTCCTGAT is a window encoding:
- a CDS encoding putative ATP-dependent zinc protease → MDDSEIRKLLKFTLSEKRVIEELQIPPDAFIPLLFSIRYGGDWSLRKNSGRFMAVKEKVTRFDEDKMTGRTLEIVYLFLNPRVVREEGTVYRLEKCGSKNERELVKRPYRVVVDGDYILRAVLDPLDFKIKLKRLRKPLKFTGSGAYGVSHEMEHLEGRESRGTPFWEFEYEIEGD